A window of the Burkholderia sp. 9120 genome harbors these coding sequences:
- a CDS encoding 3-hydroxyacyl-CoA dehydrogenase/enoyl-CoA hydratase family protein, which produces MSNLIIRKVAVLGAGVMGAQIAAHLINAKVPVLLFDLPAKEGPKNAIALKAIENLKKLSPAPFGVKDDAQYIQPANYDDDIEKLAECDLVIEAIAERMDWKHDLYKKVAPHLAPNAIFATNTSGLSITSLSEGFPDELKARFCGVHFFNPPRYMHLVELIPTATTRPEILDQLESFLTSVVGKGVVRAKDTPNFIANRVGIFSILAVVTEAAKFGLRFDEVDDLTGARLGRAKSATFRTADVVGLDTMAHVIKTMQDTLKDDPFFPVYETPAVLAELVKKGALGQKTGAGFYKKEGNAIKVLDPKTGEYVDGGAKADELVSRILKRPAAERLKLLRESEHPQAQFLWAIFRDVYHYIGVHLESIADNARDVDLAIRWGFGWNEGPFEGWQTAGWKQVAEWVQEDIAAGKALSNVPLPSWVLEGPVADKGGVHTNEGSWSPASQTFVPRSSLGVYDKQVFRAPLVGETSADPKTYGKTLFETDAVRAWVDDRAGENDVLIVSFKSKMNTIGPSVIDGLTQAIELAEKDYKGLVVWQPTSLKLGTPGGPFSAGANLEEAMPAFMMGGAKGIEPFVKKFQQGMLRVKYASVPVISAVSGIALGGGCELALHSAKRVAHIESYFGLVEVGVGLVPAGGGLKEAALRAAEAATQAGATNDLLKFVQKSFENAAMAKVSASALDARAMGYLKPSDTIVFNVFELLDIAKKEARALSVAGYRPPLRVTQVPVAGRSAIATIKASLVNMRDGRFISEHDYLIASRIAEAVCGGDVEAGSLVDEEWLLQLERRAFVDLLGTQKTQERIMGMLQTGKPVRN; this is translated from the coding sequence GTGAGCAATCTGATCATTCGCAAGGTAGCCGTGCTCGGCGCCGGCGTGATGGGCGCGCAGATCGCCGCGCACCTGATCAACGCCAAGGTGCCCGTGCTGCTGTTCGACCTGCCCGCTAAGGAAGGCCCGAAGAACGCGATCGCGCTGAAGGCGATCGAGAATCTGAAGAAGCTGTCGCCGGCGCCGTTCGGCGTGAAGGACGACGCGCAATACATCCAGCCGGCCAATTACGACGACGATATCGAGAAGCTCGCCGAATGCGACCTCGTGATCGAAGCGATCGCCGAACGGATGGACTGGAAGCACGACCTGTACAAGAAGGTCGCGCCGCACCTCGCACCGAACGCGATTTTCGCGACCAACACGTCGGGTCTGTCGATCACGTCGTTGTCGGAAGGTTTCCCGGATGAACTGAAGGCGCGCTTCTGCGGCGTGCACTTCTTCAATCCGCCGCGCTACATGCACCTGGTCGAACTGATCCCGACCGCGACGACGCGTCCGGAAATTCTCGATCAGCTCGAATCGTTCCTGACGAGCGTGGTCGGCAAGGGCGTCGTGCGCGCGAAGGACACGCCGAACTTCATCGCCAACCGCGTCGGTATTTTCTCGATCCTGGCGGTCGTGACCGAAGCCGCGAAATTCGGCCTGCGTTTCGACGAAGTGGACGATCTGACCGGCGCGCGTCTGGGCCGTGCGAAGTCCGCGACGTTCCGCACCGCCGACGTGGTCGGTCTGGACACGATGGCGCACGTCATCAAGACGATGCAGGACACGCTGAAGGACGACCCGTTCTTCCCGGTCTACGAAACGCCGGCCGTGCTGGCAGAACTGGTGAAGAAGGGCGCGCTCGGTCAGAAGACCGGCGCCGGTTTCTACAAGAAAGAAGGCAACGCGATCAAGGTGCTCGACCCGAAGACGGGCGAGTACGTGGACGGCGGCGCGAAGGCGGACGAACTGGTCAGCCGTATTCTGAAGCGCCCGGCGGCCGAGCGTCTGAAGCTGCTGCGTGAGTCGGAGCATCCGCAGGCGCAGTTCCTGTGGGCGATTTTCCGCGACGTGTATCACTACATCGGCGTGCATCTGGAATCGATCGCCGACAACGCGCGCGACGTCGATCTGGCGATCCGTTGGGGATTCGGCTGGAACGAAGGTCCGTTCGAAGGCTGGCAGACGGCCGGCTGGAAGCAGGTCGCCGAATGGGTGCAGGAAGATATCGCGGCAGGCAAGGCGCTGTCGAACGTGCCGCTGCCGTCGTGGGTGCTCGAAGGCCCGGTTGCTGACAAGGGCGGCGTGCATACGAATGAAGGTTCGTGGTCGCCGGCTTCGCAGACGTTCGTGCCGCGTTCCTCGCTGGGCGTGTACGACAAGCAGGTGTTCCGTGCACCGCTGGTCGGCGAAACCTCGGCCGATCCGAAGACCTACGGCAAGACGCTGTTCGAAACGGACGCCGTGCGCGCCTGGGTCGACGATCGCGCTGGCGAGAACGACGTGTTGATCGTGTCGTTCAAGAGCAAGATGAACACGATCGGACCGTCGGTGATCGACGGTTTGACGCAGGCTATCGAACTCGCCGAAAAGGACTACAAGGGTCTGGTGGTGTGGCAGCCCACGTCGCTGAAGCTCGGCACGCCGGGTGGTCCGTTCTCCGCCGGCGCCAACCTCGAAGAAGCGATGCCCGCGTTCATGATGGGCGGCGCGAAGGGTATCGAGCCGTTCGTCAAGAAATTCCAGCAGGGCATGCTGCGCGTGAAATACGCGAGCGTGCCGGTCATCTCGGCCGTGTCGGGTATTGCGCTCGGTGGCGGTTGCGAGCTGGCGCTGCATAGCGCGAAGCGGGTTGCGCATATCGAAAGCTATTTCGGTCTGGTGGAAGTCGGCGTCGGTCTCGTGCCGGCCGGCGGCGGCCTGAAGGAAGCGGCGCTGCGCGCGGCGGAAGCGGCGACGCAAGCCGGCGCGACCAACGACCTGCTGAAGTTCGTGCAGAAGTCGTTCGAAAACGCGGCGATGGCGAAGGTCTCGGCGTCCGCGCTCGACGCCCGCGCCATGGGTTACCTGAAGCCGTCCGACACGATCGTTTTCAACGTGTTCGAACTGCTCGACATCGCGAAGAAGGAAGCGCGCGCGCTGTCCGTGGCGGGTTACCGTCCGCCGCTGCGGGTTACGCAGGTGCCGGTGGCTGGCCGCTCGGCGATCGCGACCATCAAGGCTTCGCTCGTCAATATGCGCGACGGCCGCTTCATCAGCGAGCACGACTACCTGATCGCGAGCCGCATCGCTGAAGCGGTGTGCGGCGGCGATGTCGAAGCCGGCAGCCTCGTCGACGAAGAATGGCTGCTGCAACTCGAGCGTCGCGCGTTTGTCGACCTGCTCGGCACGCAGAAGACGCAGGAACGGATCATGGGCATGCTGCAAACCGGCAAGCCGGTTCGTAACTAA
- a CDS encoding acyl-CoA dehydrogenase C-terminal domain-containing protein — protein MGQYAAPLRDMQFVLHELLNVEAEIKQMPKHADLDVDTINAVLEEAGKFCSQVLFPLNHSGDQEGCTYVGDGVVTTPKGFKEAYQQYVEAGWPALGCDPEYGGQGLPAFVNNALYEMLNSANQAWTMYPGLSHGAYECLHAHGTPELQKTYLPKLVAGVWTGTMCLTEPHCGTDLGILRTKAEPNSDGSYAISGTKIFISSGEHDLAENIVHLVLARLPGAPNGTKGISLFIVPKFVPNEAGEPGARNGVKCGSIEHKMGIHGNATCVINLDNAQGWLVGEPNKGLNAMFVMMNAARLGVGMQSLGLTEIGYQNSLTYAKERLQMRSLTGPKAPEKAADPIIVHPDVRRMLLTQKAYAEAARAFSYWSALHIDKELSHADEAARKDAADLVALLTPILKAFLSDNAFESTNHAMQIYGGHGFIAEWGMEQYVRDARINMIYEGTNAIQALDLLGRKILGDMGAKMKKFGKLVSEFVEAEGIKPEMQEFINPLADIGDKVQKLTMEIGMKAMQNPDEVGAAAVPYLRTVGHLVFSYFWARMARVALDKEASGDPFYKAKLATARFYFAKLLPETAMTIRQARAGSKSMMDVDEALF, from the coding sequence ATGGGACAGTACGCCGCGCCGCTGCGCGACATGCAATTCGTGTTGCACGAACTGCTTAACGTCGAAGCCGAAATCAAGCAGATGCCGAAGCACGCGGATCTCGATGTCGACACCATCAACGCGGTGCTCGAAGAGGCCGGCAAGTTCTGCTCCCAGGTGCTGTTCCCGCTCAATCACAGCGGCGACCAGGAAGGCTGCACGTACGTCGGCGACGGCGTGGTGACCACGCCGAAGGGTTTCAAGGAAGCGTACCAGCAGTACGTGGAAGCCGGCTGGCCCGCACTGGGCTGCGATCCGGAATACGGCGGCCAGGGTCTGCCGGCGTTCGTCAACAACGCGTTGTACGAGATGCTGAACTCGGCGAACCAGGCATGGACCATGTATCCGGGTCTGTCGCATGGCGCGTACGAATGTCTGCACGCGCACGGCACGCCTGAACTGCAAAAGACTTATCTGCCGAAGCTGGTCGCGGGCGTCTGGACCGGCACGATGTGTCTGACCGAACCGCATTGCGGCACCGACCTCGGCATTCTGCGCACCAAGGCCGAACCGAACAGCGACGGCTCGTACGCGATCAGCGGCACCAAGATTTTCATCTCCAGCGGCGAACACGATCTCGCGGAGAACATCGTTCATCTGGTGCTGGCGCGTCTGCCGGGCGCACCGAACGGCACCAAGGGTATTTCGCTGTTTATCGTGCCGAAGTTCGTGCCGAACGAAGCCGGTGAGCCGGGCGCGCGCAACGGCGTGAAGTGCGGTTCCATCGAACACAAGATGGGCATTCACGGCAACGCCACCTGCGTGATCAATCTCGACAACGCGCAGGGCTGGCTGGTCGGCGAGCCGAACAAGGGCTTGAACGCCATGTTCGTGATGATGAACGCCGCGCGCCTCGGCGTCGGCATGCAGAGTCTCGGCCTGACCGAAATCGGCTATCAGAACTCGCTGACGTACGCGAAAGAGCGTCTGCAGATGCGTTCGCTGACCGGCCCGAAGGCGCCGGAAAAAGCTGCCGATCCGATCATCGTGCATCCGGACGTGCGCCGCATGCTGCTCACGCAGAAGGCCTACGCCGAAGCCGCGCGTGCGTTCTCGTACTGGTCCGCGCTGCATATCGACAAGGAACTGTCGCACGCCGACGAAGCCGCGCGTAAAGACGCGGCCGACCTCGTCGCGCTGCTCACGCCGATCCTGAAGGCGTTCCTGTCGGACAACGCGTTCGAGAGCACCAACCACGCCATGCAGATTTACGGCGGCCACGGCTTCATCGCCGAGTGGGGCATGGAGCAGTACGTGCGCGACGCGCGTATCAACATGATCTACGAAGGCACCAACGCGATTCAGGCGCTCGACCTGCTCGGCCGCAAGATTCTCGGCGACATGGGCGCGAAGATGAAGAAGTTCGGCAAGCTGGTGTCGGAGTTCGTCGAAGCCGAAGGCATCAAGCCGGAAATGCAGGAGTTCATCAACCCGCTCGCCGATATCGGCGACAAGGTGCAGAAGCTGACGATGGAAATCGGCATGAAGGCCATGCAGAACCCGGACGAAGTCGGCGCCGCCGCCGTGCCGTATCTGCGTACCGTCGGCCACCTGGTGTTCTCGTACTTCTGGGCCCGCATGGCACGTGTCGCACTCGATAAAGAAGCGTCGGGCGATCCGTTCTACAAGGCCAAGCTCGCCACCGCGCGTTTCTACTTCGCGAAGCTGCTGCCGGAAACGGCCATGACGATCCGTCAGGCGCGCGCCGGTTCGAAGTCGATGATGGACGTCGACGAAGCGCTGTTCTAA
- a CDS encoding TetR/AcrR family transcriptional regulator: MRKGEQTRAAILEAALDLASRDGLEGLTIGLLAERMQMSKSGVFAHFGSREDLQVEVVREYHRRFEDEVFFPSLREPRGLPRLRAMISRWIEKRIQEVTTGCIYISGAVEYDDRADNPVREQLVSSVTIWRAALTRAISQSMEEGHLRADTDPQLMLFELYSFTLGLHHDARFLHLPDAVRLTWAALEKLIVSYQSESR; the protein is encoded by the coding sequence ATGCGAAAAGGCGAACAAACGCGAGCCGCGATTCTCGAAGCAGCACTCGATCTGGCAAGCCGCGACGGACTGGAAGGTCTGACGATCGGGCTGCTGGCCGAGCGCATGCAGATGAGCAAAAGCGGTGTGTTCGCGCATTTCGGGTCGCGCGAGGATTTGCAGGTCGAAGTCGTGCGCGAATATCACCGTCGTTTCGAAGACGAGGTGTTCTTCCCGAGCTTGCGCGAGCCTCGTGGCTTGCCGCGCTTGCGCGCGATGATTTCCCGCTGGATCGAGAAGCGCATTCAGGAAGTCACGACCGGGTGCATCTACATCAGCGGCGCCGTCGAGTACGACGACCGCGCGGATAACCCGGTGCGTGAGCAACTGGTGTCGAGCGTGACGATCTGGCGTGCGGCACTCACGCGCGCAATTTCGCAGTCGATGGAAGAAGGGCATCTGCGTGCCGACACCGATCCGCAACTGATGCTGTTCGAACTGTATAGCTTCACGCTCGGTCTGCATCACGACGCACGCTTCCTGCACTTGCCGGACGCCGTGCGTCTCACGTGGGCCGCGCTGGAAAAATTGATTGTTTCGTATCAAAGCGAAAGCCGTTAG
- a CDS encoding tetratricopeptide repeat protein, with protein MTAYQAGRFDEVQALANRILEHNAAQVGALHLRGLLALASGHTEAARAWLERAIQIHPEPVFYNTLYAIQLRLGDIAGAFDSLRHGLAIGPNLAALHYNLALTLQHHDCLDEAAVSYRRTLELDPDNSAAHNNLGRICGDLGALDEAERHYRRALELTPANLIARNNLAMALLATGRYEEAWPYFEDRWISFRHADGTPAREPVQVPLPRWSGEDLRPGIDKPIKLIAHESLLVLDEQGFGDSLQFVRYLPLLLERFSLVGYVCPLALRRLYEQSLCSRWPGLTLLDAVPAELNDWDCYCPLMSLPMAFHTQVSTIPAELPYLRADSKQAAIWRARLEALPTRHLPRVGIVWAGGHSGLAVDRLRSLTFAQIAPLLALPHIHWISLQKTDDPSKRATSTSTVGAGLNPNPLTDWTADLAEFADTAALIANLDLVISVDTSVAHLAAAMDKPVWLLNRFAGCWRWLQGRDDSPWYAGLRLFTQPRRGDWDDVLTRVASALQQRFPHAAAPLQNPH; from the coding sequence GTGACGGCCTATCAAGCCGGCCGTTTCGACGAAGTCCAAGCGCTCGCCAATCGCATCCTCGAACACAACGCCGCACAAGTCGGCGCGCTGCATCTGCGAGGCCTGCTTGCGCTTGCATCGGGTCACACAGAAGCCGCCCGCGCCTGGCTCGAACGCGCGATCCAGATTCACCCCGAACCGGTCTTCTACAACACGCTCTACGCGATCCAGCTCAGGCTAGGCGACATCGCCGGGGCGTTCGACAGTCTGCGCCACGGGCTTGCGATCGGGCCGAACTTAGCGGCCTTGCACTACAACCTCGCGTTGACGCTGCAGCATCACGACTGTCTCGACGAAGCCGCCGTCAGTTATCGCCGCACGCTCGAACTCGACCCGGACAACTCGGCCGCGCATAACAATCTCGGGCGTATTTGCGGCGACCTCGGTGCTTTGGACGAAGCCGAGCGGCACTACCGCCGCGCGCTCGAATTGACGCCTGCGAATCTCATCGCGCGAAACAACCTGGCGATGGCTTTGCTGGCCACCGGCCGTTACGAAGAGGCGTGGCCGTATTTCGAAGACCGCTGGATCAGCTTCAGGCATGCCGACGGAACCCCGGCACGTGAGCCTGTGCAAGTGCCGCTGCCGCGATGGAGCGGCGAGGACCTGCGCCCTGGCATCGACAAGCCGATCAAACTGATCGCTCATGAAAGCCTGCTTGTCCTGGACGAACAGGGCTTCGGCGACAGCTTGCAGTTCGTCCGCTATTTGCCGCTGTTGCTTGAGCGGTTTTCCCTCGTCGGCTATGTCTGCCCGCTGGCATTGCGCCGTCTGTACGAGCAGTCTTTATGCTCCCGCTGGCCGGGCCTAACGCTGCTCGACGCCGTGCCGGCGGAGCTAAACGACTGGGATTGCTACTGTCCGCTGATGTCGCTGCCGATGGCGTTTCATACGCAAGTGAGCACGATCCCGGCCGAGTTGCCGTACCTGCGCGCCGATTCCAAACAGGCCGCCATCTGGCGCGCGCGACTGGAGGCGCTGCCAACCCGGCATCTACCGCGCGTGGGCATTGTGTGGGCGGGCGGTCATTCAGGCCTCGCCGTAGACCGTCTGCGCAGCCTCACCTTTGCGCAGATCGCGCCGCTGCTGGCGCTACCGCACATCCACTGGATCAGTCTGCAAAAGACAGACGACCCGTCCAAACGCGCCACGTCCACCTCGACCGTCGGCGCAGGCCTGAACCCCAACCCGCTAACCGACTGGACCGCCGACCTCGCGGAGTTCGCCGACACCGCCGCCTTGATCGCCAACCTCGACCTCGTGATTTCAGTCGACACTTCAGTCGCCCATCTCGCCGCGGCCATGGACAAACCCGTCTGGCTTCTCAACCGTTTCGCGGGTTGCTGGCGCTGGCTCCAGGGCCGCGACGACAGTCCCTGGTACGCCGGCCTGCGCCTCTTCACCCAACCGCGTCGAGGCGACTGGGACGACGTTCTGACGCGGGTCGCCAGTGCCCTCCAGCAGCGCTTCCCGCACGCCGCCGCCCCCCTCCAAAACCCGCACTGA
- the clsB gene encoding cardiolipin synthase ClsB encodes MSVGGARRFARLRQSLLGRRYWQRYRFTSGNDVKLLRSGDEFFSALVARIDAAQHDVVLETYIFCHDDAGKAISEALLRAASRGVKVRVITDGIGTARLPMFTEWPLAGIDHRIYNPHLFGRFGFSRTHRKLAVIDDQFAYCGGINIVDDYENDGERLPYRRWDFAVELHGPVVADVRQAFEVQWRRIRLGHRPIESLEPDLGPKASASLGSLRRRRRRRNEALWAGGQPCVAFVARDNLINRRAIEKAYLTAIGQARSEVLLANPYFMPGRKLRRALVLAARRGVDVKLIIGRKEFKALDYAVPFLYRALLKAGVQIAEYEKTLLHGKVAVVDSNWATVGSSNLDALSLMLNNEANVVLVNDPAIDALREAILVAFKDSRRIDEAHYDARPAGERVLNWLAYTTYRAVMKVLTVGGYD; translated from the coding sequence GTGAGCGTCGGCGGCGCGCGCCGTTTTGCCCGACTGCGGCAATCGCTGCTCGGCCGCCGTTACTGGCAGCGCTATCGCTTCACCAGCGGCAACGACGTCAAGCTGCTGCGTTCCGGCGATGAATTCTTCAGCGCGTTGGTCGCGCGCATCGATGCCGCGCAACACGACGTCGTGCTCGAAACCTACATCTTCTGTCATGACGACGCCGGCAAGGCGATCAGCGAGGCATTGCTGCGCGCGGCTTCGCGCGGTGTGAAGGTGCGCGTGATTACCGATGGCATCGGCACCGCGCGCCTGCCGATGTTCACCGAGTGGCCGTTGGCCGGCATCGACCATCGCATCTACAACCCGCATCTGTTCGGTCGCTTCGGCTTTTCGCGCACGCATCGCAAACTGGCCGTGATCGACGATCAGTTCGCCTATTGCGGCGGCATCAATATCGTCGACGACTACGAGAACGACGGCGAGCGGCTGCCTTACCGGCGCTGGGATTTCGCCGTCGAATTGCACGGACCGGTGGTCGCCGATGTGCGTCAGGCATTCGAGGTGCAATGGCGGCGGATCCGGCTCGGACACCGGCCGATCGAGTCGCTGGAGCCGGATCTCGGGCCGAAGGCGAGCGCGTCGCTCGGCAGTTTGCGGCGTCGCCGCCGGCGGCGCAACGAAGCTTTGTGGGCAGGCGGCCAACCGTGCGTGGCGTTTGTCGCGCGCGACAACCTGATCAACCGTCGCGCTATCGAGAAGGCTTATCTGACCGCGATCGGTCAGGCGCGCAGCGAAGTGCTGCTGGCCAACCCGTACTTCATGCCCGGCCGCAAGCTGCGTCGCGCGCTGGTGTTGGCGGCGCGGCGCGGGGTCGACGTGAAGCTGATTATCGGGCGCAAGGAGTTCAAGGCGCTCGATTACGCGGTGCCCTTTCTGTATCGCGCGTTGCTGAAGGCCGGCGTGCAGATCGCCGAGTACGAGAAGACGCTGCTGCACGGCAAGGTCGCGGTGGTGGACTCGAACTGGGCGACGGTCGGTTCGTCGAACCTCGACGCGTTGAGCCTGATGCTCAACAACGAAGCCAACGTGGTGCTGGTGAACGATCCCGCGATCGACGCGTTGCGCGAAGCGATTCTCGTCGCGTTCAAGGACTCGCGGCGTATCGACGAGGCGCATTACGACGCGCGGCCGGCCGGCGAGCGGGTACTCAACTGGCTTGCTTATACGACGTATCGGGCAGTGATGAAGGTGTTGACGGTGGGTGGGTACGACTGA
- the nudB gene encoding dihydroneopterin triphosphate diphosphatase yields the protein MPKPPKIPQSVLVVIHTPALEVLLIERADHAGFWQSVTGSKDQLDEAFVDTAVREVAEETGIVIGGRLVPQSALFDWQYSIEYEIYPEFRHRYAEGVIHNTEHWFSVQVPEQLNVRLAPREHTAFLWLPYEEAASRCFSSSNADAILQLPKRLAGRHATGAAADDGERDQ from the coding sequence ATGCCGAAACCGCCGAAGATTCCGCAATCCGTACTCGTCGTCATCCATACGCCCGCGCTCGAGGTGCTGCTGATCGAGCGCGCCGACCATGCCGGCTTCTGGCAATCGGTGACCGGTTCCAAAGATCAACTCGACGAAGCATTCGTCGACACCGCCGTGCGCGAAGTCGCCGAAGAGACCGGCATCGTGATCGGCGGCCGGCTCGTGCCGCAAAGCGCGTTGTTCGACTGGCAATATTCGATCGAATACGAGATTTACCCGGAGTTCCGGCATCGCTATGCCGAAGGCGTGATCCACAACACCGAGCACTGGTTCAGCGTGCAGGTGCCCGAGCAACTCAACGTGAGGCTGGCGCCGCGCGAGCACACCGCGTTTCTGTGGCTGCCTTATGAAGAAGCGGCGTCGCGCTGCTTTTCGTCGTCGAATGCGGATGCGATTCTGCAATTGCCGAAGCGGCTCGCCGGGCGTCACGCGACAGGTGCCGCGGCTGACGACGGCGAGCGTGACCAGTGA
- the aspS gene encoding aspartate--tRNA ligase, producing the protein MSMRSEYCGLVTEELLGQSVSLCGWVSRRRDHGGVIFIDLRDREGLVQVVCDPDRAEMFKTAEGVRNEFCVQIKGVVRNRPEGTTNATLKSGKIEVLCHELIVLNASITPPFQLDDDNLSETTRLTHRVLDLRRPQMQHNLRLRYRVAIEARKYLDGQGFIDIETPMLTKSTPEGARDYLVPSRTNPGQFFALPQSPQLFKQLLMVANFDRYYQIVKCFRDEDLRADRQPEFTQIDCETSFLSEQEIRDLFEAMIRHIFQETIGVSLDEKFPVMLYSEAMRRFGSDKPDLRVKLEFTDLTDAMKDVDFKVFSTPANTKDGRVAAIRVPKGGELSRGDIDSYTEFVRIYGAKGLAWIKVNEVAKGRDGLQSPIVKNLHDEAVKAIIERTGAQDGDIIFFAADRAKVVNDSLGALRLKIGHSEFGKANGLVESGWKPLWVIDFPMFEYDEEDNRYVAAHHPFTSPKDEHLEYLETDPARCLAKAYDMVLNGWEIGGGSVRIHREEVQSKVFRALKINAEEAQAKFGFLLDALQYGAPPHGGIAFGLDRIVTMMAGADSIRDVIAFPKTQRAQCLLTQAPSEVDERQLRELHIRVRTPEPKV; encoded by the coding sequence ATGTCGATGAGATCTGAATACTGCGGTCTGGTGACCGAAGAACTGCTGGGCCAATCCGTCTCGCTGTGCGGCTGGGTAAGCCGCCGCCGCGACCATGGCGGCGTCATCTTCATCGACCTGCGCGATCGCGAAGGCCTGGTTCAGGTCGTCTGCGACCCGGACCGCGCGGAGATGTTCAAGACCGCCGAAGGCGTGCGCAATGAGTTCTGCGTGCAAATCAAGGGCGTGGTGCGTAACCGTCCGGAAGGCACCACGAACGCCACGCTGAAGAGCGGCAAGATCGAAGTGCTGTGCCACGAGCTGATCGTGCTGAACGCGTCGATTACGCCGCCGTTCCAGCTCGACGACGACAACCTGTCGGAAACCACGCGCCTCACGCATCGCGTGCTCGATCTGCGCCGTCCGCAGATGCAGCACAACCTGCGTCTGCGCTACCGCGTCGCGATCGAAGCGCGTAAGTACCTCGACGGCCAGGGTTTCATCGACATCGAAACGCCGATGCTCACCAAGAGCACGCCGGAAGGCGCGCGCGACTACCTCGTGCCGTCGCGTACGAACCCGGGTCAGTTCTTCGCGCTGCCGCAATCGCCGCAGTTGTTCAAGCAACTGCTGATGGTGGCGAACTTCGATCGCTATTACCAGATCGTCAAGTGCTTCCGCGACGAAGACCTGCGCGCCGACCGTCAGCCGGAATTCACGCAGATCGACTGTGAAACCTCGTTCCTGTCGGAACAGGAAATCCGCGACCTGTTCGAAGCGATGATCCGTCACATCTTCCAGGAAACGATCGGCGTCTCGCTGGACGAGAAGTTCCCGGTCATGCTGTATTCGGAAGCCATGCGCCGTTTCGGTTCGGACAAGCCCGACCTGCGCGTGAAGCTCGAATTCACGGACCTGACCGACGCCATGAAAGACGTCGACTTCAAGGTGTTCAGCACGCCGGCCAACACGAAAGACGGCCGCGTTGCGGCGATTCGCGTGCCGAAGGGCGGCGAGCTCTCGCGTGGCGATATCGACAGCTACACGGAATTCGTACGCATCTACGGCGCGAAGGGTCTGGCCTGGATCAAGGTCAACGAAGTCGCGAAGGGCCGTGACGGTCTGCAAAGCCCGATCGTCAAGAACCTGCACGACGAAGCGGTCAAGGCGATCATCGAGCGCACCGGCGCACAAGACGGCGACATCATTTTCTTCGCGGCGGATCGCGCGAAGGTGGTGAACGACAGCCTGGGCGCGCTGCGTCTGAAGATCGGCCATTCGGAATTCGGCAAGGCCAACGGTCTGGTCGAGTCCGGCTGGAAGCCGCTGTGGGTGATCGACTTCCCGATGTTCGAGTACGACGAGGAAGACAACCGCTACGTCGCCGCGCATCACCCGTTCACGAGCCCGAAGGACGAGCACCTCGAGTATCTGGAAACGGATCCGGCGCGCTGCCTCGCGAAGGCCTACGACATGGTGCTGAACGGCTGGGAAATCGGCGGCGGTTCGGTGCGTATCCACCGTGAAGAAGTGCAGAGCAAGGTGTTCCGCGCGCTGAAGATCAACGCGGAAGAAGCGCAAGCCAAGTTCGGCTTCCTGCTCGACGCGCTGCAATACGGCGCGCCGCCGCACGGCGGTATCGCCTTTGGTCTGGACCGCATCGTCACGATGATGGCCGGCGCCGATTCGATCCGCGACGTGATCGCGTTCCCGAAGACGCAACGCGCGCAGTGTCTGCTCACGCAGGCGCCGAGCGAAGTGGACGAGCGCCAGTTGCGCGAGTTGCACATTCGTGTGCGTACGCCGGAACCGAAGGTGTAA
- a CDS encoding DUF502 domain-containing protein, with product MTTKKTTLKSVFLTGLLVLVPLAITLWVLGLIIGTMDQTLLLLPSSWQPERALGFRLPGLGAVLTLAFIFVVGLLTQNFIGQKLVKWWEVVVAHIPVVGPIYTSVKQVSDTLLSSSGNAFRKALLIEYPRRGSYTIAFLTGIPGGDVVNHLKEDHVSVYVPTTPNPTSGFFLMVPKSEVIELDMTVDAALKYIVSMGVVAPSAPPAPVRRTTVEPPL from the coding sequence ATGACGACGAAAAAAACGACGCTCAAATCGGTGTTTCTGACTGGCCTGCTGGTGCTGGTGCCTCTGGCTATCACACTGTGGGTGCTCGGCCTGATCATCGGCACGATGGACCAGACGCTGTTGCTGCTGCCGAGTTCATGGCAGCCGGAGCGCGCGCTCGGCTTCCGTCTGCCGGGGCTCGGCGCGGTGCTCACGCTCGCTTTTATCTTTGTCGTCGGGCTGTTGACGCAGAACTTCATCGGGCAGAAGCTCGTGAAGTGGTGGGAAGTCGTGGTCGCACACATTCCGGTGGTCGGCCCGATCTACACCAGCGTCAAACAGGTGTCGGATACCTTGCTGTCGAGCAGCGGCAATGCGTTTCGCAAGGCGCTGCTGATCGAGTATCCGCGCCGCGGCTCCTATACGATTGCGTTTCTGACCGGAATTCCGGGCGGCGACGTGGTCAACCACCTGAAAGAAGATCACGTCAGCGTGTATGTGCCGACTACGCCGAACCCTACGTCCGGCTTCTTCCTGATGGTGCCCAAGAGCGAAGTGATCGAGCTCGACATGACGGTCGACGCGGCGCTCAAGTACATCGTCTCGATGGGCGTCGTGGCGCCGTCCGCGCCGCCGGCGCCGGTGCGCCGCACGACAGTCGAGCCTCCGCTGTAA